Genomic segment of Synechococcus sp. A18-25c:
ACGAAACGGACCTCCAGCTTCGCCTGAAGTGGTATGGCATGTTTTGGCGCCCGAAAACTCCGGGCAAATTCATGCTGCGTTTGAGAGTTCCAAATGGTGTGCTGTCCGCCGATCAACTCCGCGTGGTCGCCTCAATTGTTGAGCGATACGGCGAAGAAGGAAGTTGCGACATCACAACCCGCCAGAACCTGCAGTTACGAGGCGTGCTGCTTGGAGATTTGCCTGAAATCCTCCGTCGGCTTGAGGAGGCCGGTCTGAGCACCATCCAATCCGGCTTCGACAACCCTCGAAACGTTACCGGCAACCCCATTGCTGGCATCGATCCCCAAGAGATTGTCGACACCCGTCCTTACACGACAGAACTCCAGAACTTCCTGACCAACAACTGCAAGGGAAATCCTGAATATTCCAACCTGCCCAGAAAATGGAACACTGCTGTTGCAGGAGCCAAAGACAATTTCTTACTGCACAACGACATCGTCTTCCACCCTGTGGAAAACAACGGTGTGATGGGATTCGGCGTCTGGATCGGCGGGGTGCTCTCCTCACAAATGAATGCCTATGCCATCCCGCTGAATGCCTGGGTGAAGCCTGATGAAATCTGCAAGATGACCGATGCCGTGATCCGGCTCTGGCGCGACAACGGAGAACGGGACAAGCGTCCAAAGGGACGCTTCCGCCTCTACCTGGATCAGGTGGGCTTCGACACGTTCCGCACTCAGGTTGAAGAGCTGTTCGGACCGCTCACTCCTGATCCCGGGTCTGTTTTCGATACAACCCCTCGCTCTCACTACGGTATCCATCCGCAAAAGCAAGACGGCTTGTCGTACGCGGGACTTCATGTGCCTGTCGGACGGCTTAAAGCGCAAGATCTCCAAGATTTTGCCACCGCAAGCCTCAATTACGGCGCCGGCGAGGTGCGTTTGACAGAAGATCAGAATGTGATTCTGGTTGGACTCCCAGCGGACAAATTGGAAGCGTTCAAAGCCGATGAGCTGCTTGGACGGTTTCCTCTCGAACCCGGCCACATCGCCGCGGGAACCGTCTCCTGCACAGGGAACACTTACTGCGGATTTGCACTCACCAATACCAAGGATCAAGCGCTCCAAGCCGCGCAGGAACTGGATCAAGAATTAACGCTCCCAGATGAGCTGAAAATCCACTGGACCGGATGTCCAAACACCTGTGGCCAGGCCTACATGGGTGCCATTGGACTGACCGGAACGAAAGCGAAAAACAGTGAAGGCGTGATGGGTGAGGGCTACACCATGACCCTTGGAGGCTCACAGGGCCCGAACCCCTCCCTTGGTGAAGTGCATCGCAAAGCTATCCCGGCGGATGAAATCAAATCCGCCTTACGCGAAGTGCTGATCGAACGTTTTGGCGCCACACCCCGCGCCTAAATGTTTGACATGAGGTTCAAATCAACTCAGAGCTGGTGCACACCTTTTGAGACCAATTCTGATTGCTCGACGACACTTCCCCTACCACCCTCCATGGCTAACAGCAACGACTATTTTTCCCGTCTGGTCAACTGGATCACCTCAGTTGGCCAAGACAAACAACCCATCAGCCGCAATTCAGATCAACAAGATCTGTTTTCCAAGCTGATGAACAAAATCAGCGGTTGAATCGCGTCGAATTCAACCCTCACCAACCTTTCATCCCACCACGAAAACCATGAGTGCGTCGGCTTCACAAATGGACTACGTCCTACCCAACGAACTTGTCGACGGCATGATTGCCGCAGGCGGCAAAAAGGCAACCGTCAGCGTCAAAAACCTACTTTTGCGTGGTTTTTACTCCGGCGCGATTCTCGGCCTCGCTGTCATCCTGGCTTTGACCATCGGACTCAAGAGCGGTCAACCCTGGTTGGGCTCGTTGTTGTTCCCGTTTGGCTTCGCCAGCATCGTGCTCTTTGGCATGGAGTTGGTCACTGGCAACTTCGCCCTGCTGCCCATGGCAACTTGGGCGGGCAAAAGCTCCTGGAAGGCAACCTTCCGCAACTGGGCTTGGGTTTGGTTCGGTAACTGGATTGGAACAGCTGTTGTCGCCGTTCTGATGGCCATCAGCCTCACCAGTGGCGGCACCGTGGATCCTGCCTCTGCTGCCGATGGCGGTGGCATGTGGCAACAAGTTGCAGCCAAGATCATTGCCCTTAATAAGACCAATGTGGTCACTAAGTATGAGAACCTCGAGACCCTTGGGTTCTTCCTGGCCATCCTGCGCGGTCTGATTGCCAACTGGCTGGTGTGCCTCGGCGTGACGATGGCTTTGGTGAGCAAAAGTGTTCCCGGCAAGATCCTGGCCTGCTGGCTCCCAATTACCGCGTTCCAATCGATGGGCATGGAGCACATCGTGGTGAACCAGTTCCTGCACACCGCAGGCCCCATCCTGGGATCCGGCGTCAACTTCGGTCAGGTGATCTTCTGGAACTGGCTGCCAGTCACCATCGGCAACATCATCGGTGGCATGGTCTTCATCGGCATGCTCTTCTACAGCACCCACCGCACCAAGGTTGAGAATGTCCTGCCCTCCGAGCATGACGACAAACTGGAGCGTGAACTGGCCGCTGAACTCGGCGCCCGCTGATCAACTCCTGTGTCACATCCTGTGAATGAAGCCGCTCTTTGGGAGCGGCTTTCCCAATCACGACGGGCTCCACTGGAGCCCCATTGGCTGGGGGAGGTCTACTCTCCCAGCCTTTCTATTGATCTCCGTCGAGCCCTCAGCGAAAAGCTCGGCATGCTGGCCGATCGGGGTTGGCCAGAGATTCAGAGCCTGATCAATCAGCACGGAGCGCTTCCTGATCTCGTACTGGCAGCAGGCCTCTGCCATCAGAAAGACGCCAGAAACTGGTTGCTGGATCAACTCACCAGCCGTTCACAACTGGATGACATCAACCTCTGCATTGTTCAGGCCCTCTCCTGCTGGGGTGCGGATGTGCCCGAGACCGTCATGACTGAAAGCCTGCGCCATCCAGGTCAGCAGCATCGCCTCGCGGGCTTGCAGTTGCTGAGTTTCCGGGCTCACACCCTGAGTGATGAAGAGCTGCTGAGGTATTGCTCAGGATTGCTCCATGACTTCAGAGACCCTGTCGTCATCGCAGCAATCCGTGTTCTACAGCGACGGGATGGATCCAGCATCAGCAACAGGCTGGCGCAGCTCTGCATCGACGGATCTGATGAGGTCGCTGCGGCAGCGTTGCGAGCCCTTGGATGCATCGCCACTCCTAGCAGCCAGAGCTCTTTATTGGAACTCAGTAAAACTCTGAGCGATGCCTCCCGGCAACAACTCGCCCAACAACAACTGGAACAACAATTTCGTTCCTAACCATCAAAAAGCCCGGCATTCGCCGGGCGCTTGTGTACTGATTCTCGAATTCGAATCAGGGATGCAAGAGGATCCCTAATCGCTCACCACTTTTTGTAAGGAAGGAACTTGCCACACATCGTGATCTTCACACGATCACCCTTGGGATCCTCAACTTTGTCGACATCGAGAGTGAAATCAATGGCGCTCATGATTCCATCGCCGAATTTCTCTTGGATCACATCCTTCAGAGGCATGCCATACACCTGCATGATCTCGTAGAAACGGTAGATCAGAGGATCAGTGGGGATAACAGGCTCAAGGCTGCCCTTGGTGGGAAACTCCTGAATGGCAGCAGTGATAGCAGGATCCAAAGACAGAAGCGAAGCCAGCTTTTCTGCCTCTTCGCTTGACGCTGTGGCCTGGCCATAAAACAGAGAAGCGATCCACACTTCATCCAAGCCAAGAGCCGCTTCAAGATCAGCAAAACTCATTCCTTTGGCTTTCTTCGCAGCCATCAGGGATGCGGTCACAGTGCTCTGTGATGGTGCTGACAGCGAAGGAGATGAGGTGGAGGTCAAAGTCATGGCGTTTATTGCCGATTACCCATAAAGACTCTCGCTCTTACCACCCAAGAAAAGCAGCAATCAACACAAAACCGAAAACCCATTTCAGACGCATTGATCACAACACAACACCTCCAAAGCTGCTCTACTAATCGCATTAGACGTTGCGATTATGAGCAACCTGTTCCGATCTCTCACATCTTTGCTGAGTAGTCAGCAGCTCGAGTCCAGTGGAACCACCAGCCTTGTGCTTGAGCGCCTCTATTACGCGGATGGACGGCAAAATCCAAGCCATCCCCGCCACGGCAGCTTTGAAGGTCTGTCTCTGCTCGACTGAACAACTCTGTATCAAGCGCTACCAACAAAGGTAGCCTTGCTACAGAAAACTACTGGTAGCGACGACATGATGCGTGGCGAGCTCTGTTCTCAGCGGTCGTGAACGCTTCAAGCAGCACCTGCGAAAAGTTGGTAGTGGAGAGCACACCAGCAAGGGGATGAGTCGGCAAGAGGCGGCGGACGCCATGGCTCTCATGCTCGATCAGGAGGCGACCCCAGCTCAGATCGGCGCTTTTATGATCGCCCATCGCATCCGCCGTCCGGAACCGCAGGAGCTGACCGGAATGCTGGACACCTACCGATCCAGAGGGCCGGTGGTGCAGAGCTCGGCAGGTCAACGGGCACCTCTCTGTTTCGGTATGCCTTTCGACGGGCGTACACGCACCGCACCCATCTATCCACTAACGACGCTGGTTCTCCTAGCCAGCGAGCAACCGGTGGTGCTGCAGGGCGGCGAACGCATGCCGATCAAGTACGGCATCACAGCGATGGACCTTTTCCGTCTGCTGGACCTTGATTTGACAGGTCTTTGCCTCAGTCAAGTGCAGGCAGGCTTTGAAACCCATGGTTTTGCACTGATTCACCAACCGGATCATTTCTCAATCGCAGACTCGCTGATCGAATACCGCGAAGACCTCGGCAAACGCCCACCGGTAGCCAGCCTGGAACTTCTCTGGACAGCCCATGCAGGTGCGCATCTGTTGGTCAGCGGCTTCGTGCACCCTCCCACCGAAAGCCGGGCCTGGGAAGCACTCAGGCTCGCCGGCGAGACCGATGTGCTCACCGTGAAAGGGCTTGAGGGAGGAACCGATCTGCCGATCGGTCGGGCCTGCATCACAGCCCGTGTCCGCCATGGCGAGGCCGAAAGGCAGATCCTGCATCCCAGGGACCATGGCTGCCATGACGCCGACGTGGAGTGGTCCAAGGACCAGGACTGGAAGGATCAAGCCCTTCAAGCCCTGTCGAATCGAGGCCCTCTCAGTGACGCCCTTCGCTGGAATGCGGGGGCTTATCTGTGGTTTGCCGGTCTCACCGACACTCTTGAAGCTGGGATCCAAAACGCTGTAGCCGTGCTGGAAAGCGGCAAAGCCTTGGCGCAACTGGATCAACTGCGCGTGTGGCGCAACAGCCTCTCCATCCGATAACGCTCAAACATCACTCCAGCGATAGCAATCGTTTCGGGGGCCACCACAGACCAACCACGTCTCTCCAGCAGCGAGCGGCTGCACTGACTGGCCTCTGTGCGCAGACAGGTCACACCCTCATCGGCCGCGTCCGCTTCAATTCTGTCCAGCAGAGCTCCAGCATGACCCTGTCGTGCCGAGCGTCCTCGGCAGTACAGCAAGGCAAGCCGGTCCCGTGGATCACGGATCGCAAACGCAGCATCGCCTCCACTGATCCAGCCGCACCCGGTGCGAAGGGTCCGATCCAGAACACCAGGCAGCCAGGCTAAAGCCGACCATGCCCTCACTTGCTCGTCTGTATAAAGCGCCGGGGCCTGGGTTTCGATGGCATCGGCATAGATCTCCCGCAAAAGACCCTCATCAGTTGGAACGATCGGTCGAAGCGCCATGGCGAGTGCCCCTTATGGGAGTGTGAGTCTTCTGTGCACGCAGGCGGCTTTGCAGCGTCCTCGCATTCCCACTCTGCTCAGCGCCTTTCTGACGCTGCTCAATGACCGCCTTAGCGAGAGCATCTTTCTGCCTCTGCTGCCCTTCCTACTGGAAGACTTCAGCAGCAACGGCAGCACGGTAGGTCTGCTCTCAGGCACGTACGCCCTCTCCCAGTTCGCAGTGGCGCCACTTATTGGCGCACTGAGTGACCGCTTCGGACGAAAACCCATCATCAGCCTCTGCGTCTTTGGCTCTGTGATTGGCATGGGTCTCTTTGCCACCACCTTGACCGTGCCATGGCAACCAATCTGGCCAGAGGCGGCAGCAGCAGGTCTGCCCCTCGCCCTGTTGTTTCTGGCGCGAGTCATCGATGGGGCAAGCGGGGGCACTGCCGCCACAGCCACAGCTGTCTTAGCCGACATCACCACACCAGAAAACAGGGCCAAAGCCTTCGGCCTCATTGGCGTGGCCTTTGGCCTGGGGTTTGTCCTTGGTCCTGGTCTTGGTGGACTGCTGGGTGATGTCAACCGCATTCTTCCTGCCTGGGCTGCAACAGCCTTCGCCGTCGCGAACTTAATCGTGGTACTTGGACTCCTCCCAGAAACGCATCCCATCAATGCCAGAAAGCAACTGCCGCGAAGGCGCGAGCTCAATCCAGTCACGCTCTTGGCACGCGTGTTTGCCAAACCAGAGGTGCGTCGCCTCTCGATCGCCTTTTTTGGCTTCTTTATGGCCTTCAACGGTTTCACCACCGTTTTAGTGCTGTACCTATGCAACAGTTTCAACTGGACTGAAGGCATGGCTGGAGCCGCTTTCGCCCTGGTTGGAGTCATCGCAATGGTGGTCCAGGGAGGCTTAATCGGACCGCTGGTGAAGCGTTTCGGTGAACTCCGTTTGACCCTCGTTGGTCTTGGTCTTCTGACCTCCGGATGCCTGTTGGTGCCCATGGCGACACCGAATAACTCCATTCCAGTGGTGTACACCGCCGTGTCTTTGCTGGCACTCGGCACGGGTCTTGTGACCCCCTGCTTGCGTGCTCTGGTCTCGCGTCGTCTTGGCAGCGATGGCCAAGGATCAGCACTGGGCGGTCTGCAGGGTCTGCAAAGCCTCGGCACATTTCTTGGCGCCTCCGCCGCTGGCTTCAGCTACGACCGGATTGGCGTCACCAGTCCGTTCTGGTTCGGAAGCATGATGCTGATCGGAGTTGCCCTCTTGGTGGCTGGCAGCATCCGGAATCGGCCAGAAACCATTCAAGACTGACAAGTCTCCTGGACCACTTGCCGTCAAAACTCGATTGCTAGCTTTCGACCAAGAGCCTTTGCACCCGATTTTCTTCCGTGATGGCAAAGCAAGCCCTCGATCCTGATCTCTACATCAATCGGGAGCTCAGCTGGATTGCCTTCAATGAAAGGGTTCTGATCCAGGCACTGGACGAACGC
This window contains:
- a CDS encoding ferredoxin--nitrite reductase → MTLSSPSRPYLDGKKLNKIEQNKADKDGLLVGSEIEKFAEMGWEQVDETDLQLRLKWYGMFWRPKTPGKFMLRLRVPNGVLSADQLRVVASIVERYGEEGSCDITTRQNLQLRGVLLGDLPEILRRLEEAGLSTIQSGFDNPRNVTGNPIAGIDPQEIVDTRPYTTELQNFLTNNCKGNPEYSNLPRKWNTAVAGAKDNFLLHNDIVFHPVENNGVMGFGVWIGGVLSSQMNAYAIPLNAWVKPDEICKMTDAVIRLWRDNGERDKRPKGRFRLYLDQVGFDTFRTQVEELFGPLTPDPGSVFDTTPRSHYGIHPQKQDGLSYAGLHVPVGRLKAQDLQDFATASLNYGAGEVRLTEDQNVILVGLPADKLEAFKADELLGRFPLEPGHIAAGTVSCTGNTYCGFALTNTKDQALQAAQELDQELTLPDELKIHWTGCPNTCGQAYMGAIGLTGTKAKNSEGVMGEGYTMTLGGSQGPNPSLGEVHRKAIPADEIKSALREVLIERFGATPRA
- a CDS encoding formate/nitrite transporter family protein, which produces MDYVLPNELVDGMIAAGGKKATVSVKNLLLRGFYSGAILGLAVILALTIGLKSGQPWLGSLLFPFGFASIVLFGMELVTGNFALLPMATWAGKSSWKATFRNWAWVWFGNWIGTAVVAVLMAISLTSGGTVDPASAADGGGMWQQVAAKIIALNKTNVVTKYENLETLGFFLAILRGLIANWLVCLGVTMALVSKSVPGKILACWLPITAFQSMGMEHIVVNQFLHTAGPILGSGVNFGQVIFWNWLPVTIGNIIGGMVFIGMLFYSTHRTKVENVLPSEHDDKLERELAAELGAR
- a CDS encoding HEAT repeat domain-containing protein, which encodes MSHPVNEAALWERLSQSRRAPLEPHWLGEVYSPSLSIDLRRALSEKLGMLADRGWPEIQSLINQHGALPDLVLAAGLCHQKDARNWLLDQLTSRSQLDDINLCIVQALSCWGADVPETVMTESLRHPGQQHRLAGLQLLSFRAHTLSDEELLRYCSGLLHDFRDPVVIAAIRVLQRRDGSSISNRLAQLCIDGSDEVAAAALRALGCIATPSSQSSLLELSKTLSDASRQQLAQQQLEQQFRS
- the cynS gene encoding cyanase, which encodes MTLTSTSSPSLSAPSQSTVTASLMAAKKAKGMSFADLEAALGLDEVWIASLFYGQATASSEEAEKLASLLSLDPAITAAIQEFPTKGSLEPVIPTDPLIYRFYEIMQVYGMPLKDVIQEKFGDGIMSAIDFTLDVDKVEDPKGDRVKITMCGKFLPYKKW
- a CDS encoding cyanate hydratase, whose translation is MSNLFRSLTSLLSSQQLESSGTTSLVLERLYYADGRQNPSHPRHGSFEGLSLLD
- a CDS encoding anthranilate phosphoribosyltransferase family protein, with the protein product MASSVLSGRERFKQHLRKVGSGEHTSKGMSRQEAADAMALMLDQEATPAQIGAFMIAHRIRRPEPQELTGMLDTYRSRGPVVQSSAGQRAPLCFGMPFDGRTRTAPIYPLTTLVLLASEQPVVLQGGERMPIKYGITAMDLFRLLDLDLTGLCLSQVQAGFETHGFALIHQPDHFSIADSLIEYREDLGKRPPVASLELLWTAHAGAHLLVSGFVHPPTESRAWEALRLAGETDVLTVKGLEGGTDLPIGRACITARVRHGEAERQILHPRDHGCHDADVEWSKDQDWKDQALQALSNRGPLSDALRWNAGAYLWFAGLTDTLEAGIQNAVAVLESGKALAQLDQLRVWRNSLSIR
- a CDS encoding GNAT family N-acetyltransferase, whose product is MALRPIVPTDEGLLREIYADAIETQAPALYTDEQVRAWSALAWLPGVLDRTLRTGCGWISGGDAAFAIRDPRDRLALLYCRGRSARQGHAGALLDRIEADAADEGVTCLRTEASQCSRSLLERRGWSVVAPETIAIAGVMFERYRMERLLRHTRS
- a CDS encoding MFS transporter, yielding MASAPYGSVSLLCTQAALQRPRIPTLLSAFLTLLNDRLSESIFLPLLPFLLEDFSSNGSTVGLLSGTYALSQFAVAPLIGALSDRFGRKPIISLCVFGSVIGMGLFATTLTVPWQPIWPEAAAAGLPLALLFLARVIDGASGGTAATATAVLADITTPENRAKAFGLIGVAFGLGFVLGPGLGGLLGDVNRILPAWAATAFAVANLIVVLGLLPETHPINARKQLPRRRELNPVTLLARVFAKPEVRRLSIAFFGFFMAFNGFTTVLVLYLCNSFNWTEGMAGAAFALVGVIAMVVQGGLIGPLVKRFGELRLTLVGLGLLTSGCLLVPMATPNNSIPVVYTAVSLLALGTGLVTPCLRALVSRRLGSDGQGSALGGLQGLQSLGTFLGASAAGFSYDRIGVTSPFWFGSMMLIGVALLVAGSIRNRPETIQD